The following proteins come from a genomic window of Peptoniphilus equinus:
- a CDS encoding alpha/beta fold hydrolase, translating into MELTKKTIESLGITYIEAGEGEPLVVLHGWGANIQSVMAIVNTLKDRFHVYAYDAPGFGDSAEPQTVWGTEDYARCLEAVLKALDIERADFIGHSFGGKTLSVFAAKHPEQVNRLCLVDASGVLPKRTLSYYLQVYSFKALRKLYTTIVPGDKTEKLQKFYARFGSDDYQASQGLMRRTFVKVVNESTAHYFARIKAPTLLIWGDKDDATPLYMARVFEASIPDSGLVVLDGGHFSYVDDYGTFQAAIRSFFN; encoded by the coding sequence TTGGAACTGACAAAGAAAACGATTGAATCCCTAGGGATTACATATATAGAGGCGGGTGAAGGCGAACCGCTGGTGGTGCTCCACGGTTGGGGCGCGAACATTCAGTCTGTGATGGCTATCGTCAACACATTAAAGGACCGCTTTCACGTCTATGCTTATGATGCGCCGGGCTTTGGCGACAGTGCCGAGCCTCAGACGGTCTGGGGCACCGAGGACTATGCACGGTGTTTGGAGGCTGTTCTCAAGGCGTTAGACATTGAACGTGCTGATTTTATAGGTCATTCTTTTGGCGGAAAGACCTTATCTGTTTTTGCGGCGAAGCATCCCGAGCAGGTGAACCGTCTGTGTTTAGTGGATGCTTCCGGCGTGCTTCCGAAACGGACGCTGAGTTATTATCTGCAAGTCTACAGTTTTAAAGCTTTAAGAAAGCTGTATACGACGATCGTGCCGGGAGATAAAACAGAAAAGCTTCAAAAGTTTTATGCCCGTTTCGGGTCGGATGACTATCAGGCAAGTCAAGGACTTATGCGCCGCACCTTCGTAAAGGTGGTCAATGAGTCCACCGCGCACTACTTTGCCAGGATCAAGGCGCCAACGCTACTTATCTGGGGAGACAAGGACGATGCTACACCGTTATATATGGCGCGCGTGTTTGAGGCGTCCATCCCCGACAGCGGTCTGGTGGTATTGGACGGCGGACACTTCAGCTATGTGGACGACTACGGCACATTTCAAGCTGCCATCCGTTCATTTTTTAATTAG
- a CDS encoding glutaredoxin family protein: MENYKLYVGTHCPFCKKVESFIDEKGIEGVEIINVDENPDLRDALVEKGGKRQVPALEADGSILYESMDIIAYLNEHKGA, encoded by the coding sequence ATGGAAAACTATAAACTTTACGTTGGCACACATTGCCCGTTTTGTAAAAAAGTCGAAAGTTTTATCGACGAAAAAGGTATTGAAGGCGTAGAGATCATCAACGTCGATGAAAATCCGGATCTTCGCGACGCCTTAGTGGAAAAGGGTGGCAAACGCCAAGTACCGGCTCTGGAAGCCGATGGCAGCATTCTTTATGAATCCATGGACATCATTGCTTATTTAAACGAACACAAAGGAGCATAA
- a CDS encoding glutathione S-transferase N-terminal domain-containing protein — protein MKSNTIEMEMHNVDAEDGLREMLKERGGKAQVPALDVDGKIMYESMDIIDYLKDNH, from the coding sequence ATGAAATCAAATACTATTGAGATGGAAATGCACAACGTCGATGCTGAAGACGGTCTTCGTGAGATGCTAAAGGAACGCGGCGGCAAAGCTCAAGTCCCTGCACTGGATGTCGACGGCAAAATCATGTACGAATCCATGGATATTATCGACTATTTAAAAGACAATCACTAA
- a CDS encoding amidohydrolase family protein: MKNSFIIKGDICYSEGPNHLVTHTDGYVVCVDGISKGIYTDVPHAYQDLEVMDCTGQVIMPGLVDLHVHAPQYHFRGLGMDLELLDWLNTYTFPHEARYSDEAYARADYTHFVEELAKSATTRAVIFATLHVPGTIILMDYLEQTGLITYVGKVNMDRNGIPELEEQDAETSAKATVDWLEAIAGKYENTLPIITPRFIPSCTDELMDKLSKIRRDYDLPVQSHLSENPSEVAWVKDLVPSSRCYGDAYAMFDLFGNDAKTVMAHCVWSDAEEQALIKDRGVFIAHCPDSNTNLASGIAPLRQFLSDGQKIGLGSDVAGGSCLNMFQHMVEAIQSSKLRWRLVDDTLSPIGVEEAIYLATLGGGEFFGQVGSFKDGYEFDAIVIDDEEFRTDDLSLHQRVERIVYCADASHLTHKFVKGKQLF, from the coding sequence ATGAAAAACTCGTTTATTATCAAAGGGGACATTTGCTATAGTGAAGGTCCGAATCATTTAGTGACGCACACAGACGGCTACGTTGTCTGTGTGGATGGGATCTCTAAAGGTATCTATACCGATGTGCCTCATGCGTACCAAGATCTGGAGGTTATGGATTGTACTGGCCAGGTTATTATGCCGGGGCTTGTGGACCTTCACGTTCACGCACCTCAATACCATTTCCGCGGCCTGGGTATGGATCTTGAGCTTCTCGATTGGCTCAACACCTACACTTTCCCACATGAGGCGCGGTATAGTGATGAGGCTTATGCTAGGGCGGACTATACACATTTTGTGGAGGAACTGGCAAAGAGCGCCACGACTCGTGCCGTTATCTTTGCTACACTACACGTACCGGGCACTATCATTCTGATGGATTACTTGGAACAGACCGGACTCATCACTTATGTGGGCAAGGTGAATATGGATCGAAACGGCATTCCCGAGTTGGAAGAACAAGATGCCGAAACCAGTGCCAAAGCCACAGTGGATTGGTTGGAAGCCATCGCAGGAAAATATGAGAACACGCTACCGATTATTACACCGCGCTTTATACCGTCCTGTACCGATGAACTCATGGATAAACTGAGTAAGATTCGAAGGGACTACGACTTACCGGTGCAATCGCACCTTTCTGAAAATCCGTCGGAAGTTGCATGGGTGAAGGACTTGGTGCCGTCATCCCGATGTTATGGCGATGCTTATGCCATGTTTGATCTCTTCGGCAACGACGCTAAAACAGTGATGGCACATTGCGTGTGGTCGGATGCTGAGGAACAGGCACTGATTAAAGACCGAGGCGTATTTATTGCTCACTGTCCGGACTCCAACACAAATCTTGCCTCAGGGATTGCACCCCTTCGGCAATTTCTAAGTGACGGCCAAAAAATTGGATTGGGAAGCGATGTGGCAGGCGGTTCGTGCCTGAATATGTTCCAACACATGGTAGAGGCCATCCAATCCTCAAAATTGAGATGGCGTTTGGTCGATGATACGTTAAGTCCCATTGGGGTGGAGGAAGCCATCTATCTTGCCACCCTTGGCGGTGGTGAATTCTTCGGCCAAGTCGGCTCATTTAAAGACGGCTACGAATTTGATGCCATCGTTATTGACGATGAGGAGTTTCGTACCGATGACCTGAGTCTCCACCAACGTGTGGAACGGATTGTATATTGTGCCGACGCCTCTCACCTCACGCATAAGTTTGTTAAAGGTAAACAATTATTTTAA